The following proteins are co-located in the Pyrobaculum calidifontis JCM 11548 genome:
- a CDS encoding ABC transporter ATP-binding protein, translated as MRALVKAEGLTKYFPVGGLLRPRGYVKAVDHVDLEIYEGETLGLVGETGSGKTTLGRLILRLIEPTSGRIYFEGEDITKASGAKLREFRKKAQMIFQDPYMSLNPRMTVYQTLLEVIKVHKLPIDDPEEYIGKMLELVGLERSHLHRYPHEFSGGQRQRIAILRALLLRPKFLVLDEPTSALDVSVQAQILNMLKDLQKQMGLTYLFISHDIGAVRYMSDRITVMYLGKVVEVGPAEEIVKEPLHPYTQALISALPIPDPKVARSRKKILLTGEPPSPINPPPGCRFHPRCPYVIKGKCEREEPPLVEVKRGHYVACHLY; from the coding sequence ATGAGGGCGCTGGTCAAGGCCGAGGGTCTTACGAAGTATTTCCCAGTGGGCGGACTGCTGAGGCCCAGGGGCTATGTGAAAGCCGTGGACCACGTCGACTTGGAGATATACGAGGGCGAGACGCTGGGGCTCGTTGGAGAAACTGGGAGTGGGAAGACTACGCTGGGGCGCCTAATTTTGAGGCTCATAGAGCCTACGTCGGGTAGAATATACTTCGAGGGAGAGGATATTACAAAGGCCTCTGGGGCTAAGCTGAGGGAGTTTAGGAAGAAGGCGCAGATGATCTTCCAAGACCCCTACATGTCTCTAAACCCCAGGATGACTGTGTACCAGACTCTGCTCGAGGTAATAAAGGTGCACAAACTGCCCATCGACGATCCGGAGGAGTACATTGGCAAAATGCTAGAGCTCGTGGGCCTTGAGAGAAGCCACTTGCATAGGTATCCCCACGAGTTTAGTGGAGGCCAGAGGCAGAGGATAGCCATATTAAGGGCCTTGTTGCTGAGGCCGAAGTTTTTGGTGTTAGATGAGCCGACCTCGGCGCTGGACGTGTCGGTACAGGCCCAGATATTGAACATGTTGAAGGATTTGCAAAAGCAGATGGGGTTGACGTACCTCTTCATAAGCCACGACATTGGGGCTGTGAGGTATATGAGCGATAGAATCACCGTGATGTACTTGGGGAAAGTCGTGGAGGTGGGCCCAGCTGAGGAGATTGTAAAAGAGCCACTACACCCCTACACTCAAGCCCTCATATCTGCCCTGCCCATACCGGATCCAAAGGTGGCTAGGAGTAGGAAGAAGATTTTGCTCACGGGCGAGCCGCCGAGCCCCATAAATCCGCCGCCTGGATGTAGATTTCACCCACGTTGTCCATATGTGATAAAGGGCAAGTGCGAAAGAGAAGAGCCGCCCCTAGTGGAGGTGAAGAGGGGACACTATGTGGCATGCCACTTGTATTAG
- a CDS encoding ABC transporter ATP-binding protein — protein MKILEVRDLTVYFYTYAGVVRAVEGVSFDLYKGETLVIVGETGSGKTVTTRAITRLIQPPGRIVSGSVIYRRDGEEVDLLKLPEEELRKIRGSEIAYVFQDPSSALDPLYTVGYQVGETVAAHRGGKIKQYFRDAVELLRKVLIPEPESRAKSYPHQLSGGMKQRSVIAMAISNRPRILIADEPTTAVDVTVQAQILHLFKQLKDELGMSIIFITHNMGLVAEFADRVLVMYGGKIVEEAPTEELFEKPMHPYTKGLLRAVVNPIQPQERLEPVPGTIPNLINPPPGCRFHPRCPYVIKGKCEREEPPLVGTRHKVACWLYT, from the coding sequence ATGAAAATCCTCGAGGTGCGAGACTTAACCGTATACTTCTACACCTACGCCGGAGTTGTCAGAGCCGTGGAAGGCGTGTCCTTTGACTTATACAAGGGGGAGACTCTCGTCATCGTGGGAGAGACTGGGAGCGGCAAGACGGTGACAACTAGGGCTATTACCAGGCTTATACAGCCGCCTGGAAGAATAGTGTCGGGGTCTGTCATATATAGGAGAGACGGCGAGGAGGTGGATCTGCTGAAATTGCCCGAGGAGGAGCTTAGGAAGATAAGAGGCTCTGAGATAGCCTACGTGTTTCAAGACCCGTCCTCAGCCCTAGACCCACTTTACACCGTTGGCTACCAGGTGGGAGAGACCGTGGCGGCGCATAGGGGTGGGAAAATTAAGCAATACTTTAGAGACGCTGTAGAGCTACTGCGCAAAGTCTTGATACCAGAGCCGGAGAGTAGGGCCAAGTCGTATCCCCACCAGCTGTCCGGCGGCATGAAGCAGAGGTCCGTCATAGCCATGGCTATAAGCAATCGGCCGAGGATCCTCATCGCAGATGAGCCCACTACGGCGGTGGACGTGACTGTGCAGGCTCAGATACTCCACCTATTTAAACAGCTCAAGGACGAGCTGGGCATGTCCATAATCTTCATTACGCACAACATGGGGCTAGTGGCGGAGTTCGCCGACAGGGTGTTGGTGATGTACGGGGGGAAGATCGTGGAAGAGGCTCCAACAGAGGAGCTCTTTGAAAAGCCAATGCACCCCTACACCAAGGGCCTCTTGAGGGCAGTTGTAAACCCAATTCAGCCCCAGGAGAGACTAGAGCCAGTGCCGGGCACTATACCCAACTTGATCAACCCGCCGCCTGGATGTAGATTTCACCCACGTTGTCCATATGTGATAAAGGGCAAGTGCGAAAGAGAAGAGCCCCCGTTGGTGGGGACTAGGCACAAGGTTGCCTGTTGGTTGTACACATGA
- a CDS encoding ABC transporter permease yields the protein MKILDRAADLLISLLVKLITLVRRDWYAKNRARVEEWRLTLYALNRSPTGVAGLILSMGFVVVGIVGPFVAPYGYDQFLYLENPDLYLAPPGSYGMLLGTDIYGRDVLSLMLYGARVSLVISVVTIALGVPLGILLGLIAGYYGGKIDEAIMRVTDMFLAFPALVLALALAATLPQRIREALVENQAFAYAMAAIFGVKPDDAIHLAPLISIFTALIIVWWPTYARVVRGMVLVEREKTYVEAAKALGYSSWRIMTRHILPNIMSPVVVLITFDFASVNLLAAGLSFLGLGAQPPIVDWGSLINMGGSRFPTAWWLVFFPGVAIFLTALGWNLLGDALRDVFDPKFRRRIEFRV from the coding sequence ATGAAGATCCTCGACAGAGCCGCGGACCTATTGATATCGCTGTTGGTGAAGCTCATCACGCTGGTTAGGAGAGACTGGTATGCGAAGAATAGGGCGAGGGTGGAGGAGTGGCGTCTAACTCTGTACGCGCTTAATAGATCGCCCACGGGGGTCGCGGGCCTCATACTCTCCATGGGGTTTGTAGTCGTCGGAATCGTCGGCCCCTTTGTGGCCCCCTACGGCTACGACCAGTTCCTCTACTTAGAAAACCCGGACCTGTATCTAGCCCCTCCTGGGTCCTACGGCATGTTGCTGGGCACGGACATCTACGGGAGAGACGTTCTCAGCCTCATGCTCTACGGGGCGAGGGTCTCGCTTGTGATTTCTGTGGTTACAATCGCCCTGGGTGTGCCTCTGGGGATTTTGCTGGGCCTCATCGCCGGCTACTACGGCGGGAAGATAGACGAGGCTATCATGAGGGTGACAGACATGTTCCTCGCCTTCCCAGCGCTTGTCCTCGCGCTTGCGCTCGCCGCGACTCTGCCCCAGAGGATTAGGGAGGCGTTGGTGGAGAACCAAGCCTTTGCATACGCCATGGCTGCGATCTTCGGCGTAAAGCCCGACGACGCTATCCACCTCGCGCCTCTCATCTCCATCTTCACAGCATTGATAATTGTGTGGTGGCCCACCTACGCGAGAGTCGTTAGAGGAATGGTTTTAGTAGAGCGTGAGAAGACCTACGTGGAGGCGGCTAAGGCGCTGGGGTACTCCTCTTGGAGGATTATGACGAGGCACATTTTGCCCAACATAATGTCCCCAGTGGTTGTGTTAATAACCTTCGACTTCGCCTCGGTGAACTTGCTCGCGGCGGGGCTAAGCTTTTTAGGCCTCGGCGCGCAGCCCCCCATAGTGGATTGGGGCTCTCTCATAAACATGGGCGGTAGCCGCTTCCCCACTGCGTGGTGGCTTGTGTTCTTCCCAGGTGTCGCCATTTTCCTGACGGCACTGGGGTGGAACCTCCTTGGGGACGCTCTACGCGACGTGTTTGACCCCAAGTTTAGGAGGAGGATAGAGTTTAGGGTATGA
- a CDS encoding ABC transporter permease — MSSFRRFLLRRILTFLPTIFGVVFITYLIAYAIPADPVRAWAGGEKAKPEVIEKLKEYYHFDRPWYEQFYYFLVRLFEGSLISPRTGNTVFSDIAARFSVTLQLALFSIFFSVVIGLPLGLLAAYKRDTKIDAAVRVLALIGVSMPAFLLAYLLILVFFVQFKAITLAGVPTSKVVITGVPLIDALITGDWQSLSQIVGRYWLPGFVLGFSGAGIIARFVRNSTVEALGADFVEYLHAKGVPVSWVRRHVFKNSLVPIVTIIGLEFGASLSGAPITETIFGLPGLGAYAVQSIYYLDFPAIIGTTFVFALIYVVTNFVIDVLYAFIDPRVRY; from the coding sequence ATGTCTTCTTTTCGTAGGTTTTTACTCCGACGCATTCTCACTTTTCTACCCACGATCTTCGGCGTCGTCTTTATTACCTACCTAATTGCGTACGCCATCCCGGCCGACCCTGTGAGGGCTTGGGCTGGGGGCGAGAAGGCGAAGCCCGAGGTTATTGAAAAGCTCAAGGAGTATTACCACTTTGATAGACCTTGGTATGAGCAGTTCTACTACTTCCTGGTTAGGCTTTTCGAGGGCTCTTTAATTAGCCCACGTACTGGCAACACGGTGTTTTCAGACATAGCGGCCCGCTTCTCTGTGACTCTACAGCTGGCCCTCTTCTCCATATTCTTCTCTGTGGTAATAGGCCTGCCCCTCGGGCTTTTAGCCGCGTATAAGCGTGATACTAAGATAGACGCCGCTGTGAGAGTGCTTGCGCTGATAGGGGTCTCAATGCCCGCCTTCCTCTTGGCCTACCTATTGATACTAGTGTTCTTCGTCCAGTTCAAGGCCATAACTCTCGCCGGTGTTCCAACGTCTAAGGTGGTGATAACCGGCGTGCCTTTGATTGACGCGTTGATCACTGGGGATTGGCAGTCTCTTTCTCAGATAGTGGGCAGATACTGGCTTCCTGGGTTTGTCCTAGGCTTCTCCGGTGCGGGCATTATCGCCAGGTTTGTGAGAAATTCCACAGTGGAGGCTCTGGGGGCCGACTTCGTGGAGTATCTACACGCCAAGGGCGTCCCCGTGAGCTGGGTTAGGAGACACGTCTTTAAGAACTCGCTGGTGCCCATAGTTACAATAATTGGCCTAGAGTTTGGCGCATCGCTGAGCGGCGCCCCCATCACAGAGACCATCTTCGGCCTGCCGGGGCTGGGGGCCTACGCCGTGCAGTCGATATACTACCTAGACTTCCCCGCCATCATTGGCACAACCTTCGTCTTCGCCTTGATATACGTAGTTACCAACTTCGTAATCGACGTATTATACGCTTTTATAGACCCCAGAGTGAGGTATTGA
- a CDS encoding ABC transporter substrate-binding protein, which produces MPKIRGLSRAAIIGLVVLLILIGAAALMLTTQGPPPTTTTPTKQTTQPTTTTQPTTTPKTTTPPPTTPTAPATTTPAPPSKVFHKYVIYVINNDATARIQMYKTGTVDIAAIPLDRLNEVVGTKMGNYEIRLQEDPNLLTLTIEYIVLNAYRAPFNNSLVRQALAYAVPYDTILNRIYANRFVRLYGVIPKGLPGYTEYGIVKYTYNLTKARELIKKSGIDPTKYTIVINYNLGNDQRAQTAALLANTWGQLGFKVTVEPLNWPTLLSKTEKGDFDVYIIGWLPDYLDPDDYASPLFYGGTQFSELQVKEATSPSDVSAMLSKAVVYDVGGGVYVVVGPKGSGASVNVPAGSKIYVVQYVVDEKATKPIEESTGFVDINPAFYRNYDVDALIVAARTHFDPALREALYKAIYIASNRDPAIIWLGQAKFFMHQWSWVKDRYYTPLELERYDLLWETPDAPSVPLGIKDYKNGPDTLAIATIGWPQSFDPAASYESFGWEIFTQIGTPLVTFWRENVEYVVPAGAVAWAHDEEGTTWYFVIRGGMKAYDPWNNKAYDISAVDVLFTIWRIARLSLDPSWMITTYFDVNASSVLTEDEFKQVLSKGLVTEYAGKTYNVKSWDELMRIFGYSGPTAGVVKFKLTQPYPAILPILAAPFTMIVSMQYALGDNYQKALADSNNGKNPSAWAKYVIPGEDDATHRLLHEKPISTGPYYVADYQQDSYIVLKYNPYYWNATLWQQLYGFKP; this is translated from the coding sequence ATGCCAAAAATCAGGGGATTATCTAGAGCCGCAATAATAGGCCTGGTCGTACTATTAATCCTAATAGGGGCCGCGGCATTAATGCTAACAACACAGGGGCCCCCACCTACGACAACTACCCCAACAAAACAGACCACACAGCCTACCACAACTACACAGCCTACGACAACGCCTAAAACAACTACGCCGCCGCCCACTACGCCGACTGCACCAGCCACAACTACGCCGGCCCCGCCCTCTAAGGTATTCCACAAGTATGTAATCTACGTGATAAACAACGACGCCACAGCCCGCATTCAAATGTATAAGACGGGCACGGTGGATATAGCCGCCATACCGTTAGATAGGCTGAACGAGGTGGTTGGCACAAAAATGGGCAACTACGAGATACGGCTACAAGAAGACCCAAATCTACTGACGCTTACCATTGAGTACATAGTCTTAAATGCGTATAGGGCTCCGTTTAATAACAGCCTGGTTAGACAAGCATTGGCATATGCCGTGCCTTACGACACCATTTTAAACAGGATATACGCAAACCGCTTTGTCAGACTCTACGGCGTAATACCTAAGGGACTGCCGGGCTACACCGAATACGGCATTGTCAAATACACCTACAACCTCACCAAGGCCAGAGAGCTGATTAAGAAGAGTGGAATTGACCCAACTAAGTATACCATTGTAATAAACTACAACCTTGGCAACGACCAGAGGGCGCAGACTGCGGCGTTGCTGGCCAACACTTGGGGTCAACTCGGCTTCAAAGTGACAGTGGAGCCTCTCAACTGGCCCACGCTCCTTAGTAAGACAGAGAAGGGAGACTTCGACGTCTACATAATAGGGTGGTTGCCCGACTACCTTGACCCAGACGACTACGCCTCGCCGCTCTTCTACGGCGGCACTCAATTCAGCGAATTACAGGTGAAAGAGGCCACGTCGCCCTCCGACGTGTCTGCAATGCTTTCTAAGGCGGTGGTCTACGACGTCGGCGGCGGCGTCTACGTGGTGGTAGGTCCAAAGGGCTCTGGCGCCTCTGTAAATGTGCCAGCTGGGAGCAAGATCTACGTGGTTCAATACGTAGTCGACGAGAAGGCGACGAAGCCTATTGAGGAGAGCACTGGGTTTGTTGACATAAATCCCGCGTTCTACCGCAACTACGACGTTGACGCCTTGATAGTGGCCGCGAGGACTCACTTCGACCCCGCCCTGAGAGAGGCATTATACAAGGCTATATACATAGCTAGTAATAGAGATCCTGCTATCATATGGCTTGGCCAAGCCAAATTCTTCATGCACCAGTGGAGCTGGGTAAAAGACCGGTACTACACCCCGCTGGAGCTAGAGCGCTACGACCTGTTGTGGGAAACCCCAGACGCTCCCTCTGTGCCGCTGGGCATTAAGGACTATAAGAACGGCCCCGATACTCTCGCCATTGCCACAATCGGCTGGCCTCAGAGCTTTGACCCCGCGGCAAGCTACGAGTCGTTTGGTTGGGAGATATTTACCCAAATTGGCACACCCCTTGTGACCTTCTGGAGGGAAAACGTGGAGTACGTGGTGCCCGCTGGCGCTGTGGCTTGGGCCCACGACGAGGAGGGTACCACCTGGTACTTCGTGATTAGGGGTGGCATGAAGGCCTACGATCCGTGGAATAACAAGGCGTACGACATCTCGGCGGTAGACGTGTTGTTCACCATTTGGAGAATTGCGAGGCTGAGCTTGGACCCCAGCTGGATGATTACCACGTACTTCGACGTAAATGCCAGCTCTGTTCTCACAGAGGACGAGTTTAAACAAGTGCTCTCCAAGGGCCTTGTCACAGAGTACGCTGGCAAGACTTACAATGTGAAGAGCTGGGACGAGCTTATGAGGATCTTCGGCTACTCTGGCCCCACGGCTGGCGTGGTCAAGTTCAAGCTGACTCAGCCATACCCCGCGATTTTGCCCATCCTCGCCGCGCCGTTTACAATGATTGTCTCCATGCAGTACGCGCTGGGGGACAACTACCAAAAGGCCCTCGCCGATTCTAACAATGGGAAAAACCCGTCGGCATGGGCCAAGTATGTGATCCCCGGCGAAGACGACGCGACGCATAGGCTACTTCACGAGAAGCCCATTTCCACTGGCCCCTACTACGTTGCCGACTACCAACAGGACTCCTACATAGTGCTGAAGTACAACCCGTATTACTGGAACGCCACGTTGTGGCAACAGCTCTACGGGTTTAAGCCCTAG
- a CDS encoding SRPBCC domain-containing protein codes for MRVEESGQFAVPKPPAQVVELLKNPEAVAKLIPGVTKVEKSGDEYVGEATVKLGHLSGKMAVRFRYTYVGDDGVDVAGRATGLQTTADFKISARVEPSGGGSLVKWRFEGDARGLAASLAPSIVKNALRSMATEAVNNLAKYLSS; via the coding sequence ATGCGCGTAGAGGAGTCTGGACAATTCGCCGTCCCCAAGCCCCCCGCCCAGGTTGTAGAACTGTTAAAAAACCCCGAGGCGGTGGCCAAGCTGATACCTGGGGTCACCAAGGTTGAGAAGTCCGGCGACGAGTACGTGGGAGAGGCCACGGTGAAGCTGGGACACCTCTCGGGCAAAATGGCCGTCCGCTTCCGGTACACCTACGTGGGGGACGACGGCGTAGACGTGGCGGGGAGGGCGACCGGCCTCCAGACCACCGCCGACTTCAAAATATCGGCCCGTGTAGAGCCCAGCGGCGGCGGGTCCCTCGTGAAGTGGCGCTTTGAGGGAGACGCGCGGGGCCTAGCCGCCTCTCTGGCACCGAGCATTGTAAAAAACGCGTTAAGGTCCATGGCCACAGAAGCCGTCAACAATTTAGCCAAATATCTATCCAGTTAG
- a CDS encoding glycerate kinase type-2 family protein gives MIKNREELARDWRHALLLDALEEALAAADPRRAVLSVVKRRGDVAEVAGVELRGRVHVVGFGKASRAMAEALVEALGDLVAGGVVIDPAVEGRIGPVRVVRGDHPTPGPNTARASQELLDYLASVGREDSLVVLVSGGGSSLFEVPEDGVSLDDISRLTQELMRRGADIVELNAVRKRLSRVKGGKLLKLIKAQRVVSLIISDVVGDRLDVIASGPTAPDESTREDAIRVLKKYGLWDGLPPGVRRAVESGANTVRRDDPLLEKVVNVVVASNVQSLRRAAQFLSAKGFNAVIVTAMLEGEAREAGRVLASVAKSASAHALPAPKPAAVLAGGETVVTVRGNGVGGRSQELCLSFAMAVRGSRDVVAACMGTDGVDGNSPAAGAVVDGLTAEEAEKAGLDPYAHLANNDSYTFFKALGRAIYTGYTGTNVNDIFIALVADL, from the coding sequence GTGATTAAAAACAGAGAGGAGTTGGCAAGGGACTGGCGCCATGCCCTCCTCCTAGACGCCTTAGAGGAGGCACTGGCGGCGGCCGACCCCCGCCGAGCAGTCCTCAGCGTCGTCAAGAGGCGGGGAGATGTGGCTGAGGTGGCGGGGGTGGAGTTGCGGGGGAGGGTACACGTGGTTGGCTTTGGGAAGGCGTCGAGGGCCATGGCGGAGGCCCTCGTGGAGGCGCTGGGGGACTTAGTGGCCGGGGGCGTGGTCATAGACCCCGCCGTGGAGGGGCGGATAGGCCCCGTAAGAGTGGTAAGGGGGGACCACCCAACGCCCGGGCCCAACACCGCGAGGGCTTCCCAGGAGCTGTTGGATTACCTAGCCTCGGTGGGCCGCGAGGATTCGCTGGTGGTGCTGGTGTCTGGCGGGGGCTCGTCGCTCTTCGAAGTGCCGGAGGACGGCGTGTCGCTTGACGACATTAGCCGCTTGACGCAGGAGCTCATGCGCCGGGGGGCCGACATAGTGGAGCTCAACGCCGTGAGAAAGCGCCTCTCCCGGGTCAAGGGCGGCAAGCTCCTCAAGCTCATAAAGGCGCAGAGGGTGGTGTCCCTCATCATAAGCGACGTGGTGGGCGACAGGCTAGACGTCATTGCGTCGGGCCCCACCGCGCCCGACGAGTCGACCCGCGAAGACGCAATACGCGTCCTCAAGAAGTACGGCCTCTGGGACGGGCTCCCGCCGGGCGTTAGGCGGGCGGTGGAGAGCGGGGCGAACACGGTGAGGCGGGACGACCCGCTCCTGGAGAAGGTAGTCAACGTGGTAGTGGCCAGCAACGTCCAGTCCCTACGCCGCGCCGCACAATTCCTCTCCGCCAAGGGGTTCAACGCCGTGATTGTGACCGCCATGCTCGAGGGCGAGGCGAGGGAGGCGGGGCGCGTCTTGGCCTCTGTGGCTAAGAGCGCCTCGGCCCACGCCCTTCCTGCGCCAAAGCCAGCAGCCGTGCTCGCCGGGGGAGAGACCGTGGTGACTGTGAGGGGCAACGGGGTGGGCGGGAGAAGCCAAGAGCTCTGCCTCTCTTTCGCAATGGCGGTGCGGGGGAGCCGCGACGTAGTTGCCGCGTGCATGGGCACCGACGGGGTAGATGGAAACAGCCCAGCGGCAGGCGCAGTGGTGGACGGGTTGACGGCGGAGGAGGCGGAGAAGGCCGGCCTCGACCCCTACGCGCACCTCGCCAACAACGACAGCTACACCTTCTTCAAGGCGCTAGGGAGGGCAATATACACCGGCTACACTGGGACCAACGTAAACGACATCTTCATCGCCCTGGTGGCAGACTTATAA
- a CDS encoding vitamin K epoxide reductase family protein: MRFLPSLAGLSAGIALALLGLGQAALWALAATGVFHALFQKPQALCAKGGGCEKVLSSPYARPFGVPMEVLGAAWFIGVLPAYYLGAGQLWAFIGIAGVAVLTAIEAKLRAFCAYCTVAHLIGLAAAALLLSA; this comes from the coding sequence ATGCGGTTTCTCCCCTCGCTGGCAGGCCTGTCGGCTGGGATCGCCCTGGCCCTACTGGGCCTAGGACAAGCCGCGCTTTGGGCGTTGGCGGCCACTGGCGTCTTTCACGCCCTGTTTCAGAAGCCGCAGGCGCTTTGCGCAAAGGGCGGGGGGTGTGAGAAAGTTCTCTCATCCCCATATGCGAGGCCCTTCGGCGTGCCCATGGAGGTGCTCGGCGCGGCGTGGTTCATAGGCGTGCTGCCGGCGTACTACCTCGGCGCGGGGCAACTTTGGGCGTTTATAGGCATAGCAGGCGTGGCCGTGCTTACGGCCATTGAGGCAAAGCTGAGGGCCTTCTGCGCCTACTGCACAGTGGCCCACCTAATAGGCCTTGCCGCAGCCGCCCTATTGCTGTCGGCGTAA
- a CDS encoding TIGR00304 family membrane protein, producing the protein MALAEVALLAFALIVAGFLLMVISLLLAARGGEARGEAGGVIMIGPVPIVFGTSKNAALAAAVAALMVLGLLLFLVVLLPK; encoded by the coding sequence ATGGCTCTGGCGGAGGTGGCCCTCTTGGCCTTTGCCCTTATTGTGGCAGGGTTTTTGCTAATGGTCATTTCGCTCCTCCTGGCCGCGAGGGGAGGCGAGGCCAGGGGCGAGGCCGGCGGGGTAATCATGATAGGCCCAGTCCCAATTGTGTTTGGCACTAGCAAAAACGCGGCGCTGGCGGCCGCCGTGGCGGCGCTAATGGTGTTAGGCCTTCTCCTCTTCTTGGTGGTACTTCTTCCAAAGTAG
- a CDS encoding acyl-CoA thioesterase: MPFEARYRVYLHHTDAAGIVHFSRLLALVEQAEEDFYASAGVSSIQGIFPRREVYASFTYPLRRGDEVAVRIWAEEVRRRAVKYRFEVFNLTAGVKAAEGYVVGVCVDVKEGKLVAVECPEDFLEAWRRNAPP, from the coding sequence ATGCCCTTTGAGGCCCGGTACCGGGTGTATTTACACCACACAGACGCCGCGGGGATTGTCCACTTCTCCCGCCTCTTGGCGCTTGTGGAACAGGCGGAGGAGGACTTCTACGCCAGCGCCGGAGTCTCCTCTATCCAAGGGATATTCCCGCGGCGGGAGGTCTACGCCTCCTTTACCTACCCCCTGAGGCGTGGGGACGAGGTGGCAGTTAGAATATGGGCTGAGGAGGTTAGGAGGAGGGCTGTGAAATACCGATTCGAGGTGTTCAACCTCACCGCCGGGGTCAAAGCCGCGGAGGGCTACGTGGTAGGCGTCTGCGTGGACGTCAAAGAGGGAAAGCTCGTCGCGGTGGAGTGCCCCGAGGACTTCCTAGAGGCGTGGAGGAGAAATGCTCCTCCTTGA
- a CDS encoding CoA transferase — translation MLLLEISTLFPGPLAGRVLQSAGFRVVKVEPPSGDPLSAYSPTLYSLLNEGKEIVKVDLRAEGGGLVRELAKEADAVLTTLRPSTAAKLGVSYEHLREVKRELVYLSIVGYGDRDWPAHDLNLAGLAAHFVQSPPLALSVDVATALYAAYLVATRVWKREWGYVELAMEDVAYLLNLLAIAAQKDGRPVFTTGVYPLYRVYTCKGGAVTVAALEEKFWRRFVEAIGRPDLADRAYDPAAAAEVEKAVGDMDCGELLALGAEVPIAPVRGLGQVADALDLRRLFERLKL, via the coding sequence ATGCTCCTCCTTGAGATTTCAACTCTCTTCCCAGGGCCGCTGGCGGGCAGAGTCCTCCAGTCGGCCGGGTTCAGAGTGGTGAAGGTGGAACCGCCCAGCGGCGACCCGCTCTCTGCCTACTCGCCAACTCTCTACTCCCTTTTAAACGAGGGGAAGGAGATTGTAAAAGTGGACCTCCGGGCAGAAGGCGGCGGCCTTGTGCGGGAGCTGGCGAAAGAGGCAGACGCGGTTTTGACCACTCTCCGCCCCTCCACAGCGGCAAAACTCGGCGTGTCCTATGAACACCTGAGGGAGGTGAAGCGGGAGCTGGTCTACCTCTCCATAGTGGGATACGGCGACAGAGACTGGCCCGCCCACGACTTGAATTTGGCTGGGCTCGCCGCGCACTTCGTACAAAGCCCTCCCCTGGCCCTCTCAGTGGACGTGGCCACGGCCCTCTACGCCGCCTACCTAGTGGCAACGCGCGTGTGGAAGAGGGAGTGGGGCTACGTGGAGCTTGCCATGGAGGACGTGGCCTACCTCCTCAACCTTCTGGCCATAGCCGCGCAGAAGGACGGCCGGCCCGTCTTCACCACGGGAGTCTACCCCCTCTACCGTGTGTACACGTGTAAGGGCGGTGCCGTGACGGTGGCGGCCTTGGAGGAGAAGTTCTGGCGGAGGTTCGTGGAGGCCATCGGCCGGCCCGACCTAGCGGACAGGGCCTACGACCCGGCGGCCGCCGCCGAGGTGGAAAAGGCCGTTGGGGATATGGACTGCGGAGAGCTCCTCGCATTAGGCGCCGAGGTCCCCATAGCCCCAGTGAGAGGCCTAGGCCAGGTGGCCGACGCCTTGGACCTCCGCCGCCTTTTTGAGAGACTGAAGCTGTAG